CTCATTCAAGCCGGATACATCAAACAGAACTTGATGCTCAATAACAGATGGGCTATCTTCCACCCAAACAACATAATCGGATACAAATTTGGCATTTTTTGCCATAAGGTGTGCTGCAGAATTCTTCATTCTGCATATGTGTTTGACATCCCATGAGTCAAAACCACATAAACCCAACTTTACTCCTTCAATCACCTTTAGAATGGAACTTGGCGCGATGCAACTTTCTGTCAAGGAGTTAACCACTGCTTGGGCGTCGCTTTCCAGGATGACATTCTTTAGGCTTAACTCTCTAGCGAGGGTGAAGCCTTCCTCAACAACTTTGGCCTCCACTTCCATAGCTTTCAAGGGGAAATCTAATTTTTTGCTCATCGCGCCCATTAGTTGTCTGGCATCATTTCTTATGACAACCCCCACCCCACAGCTTCCCAACTCCTTAAATACCGCTCCATCTACATTAATCTTATAGAATCCTCTTGGTGGAGGGATCCAATTCTGTCTGCTTGGAGGTGCAGGTCTTCTCTGTTCTTCCTTGGGTTGTCTGACTTCCCTCAAATAAGCAGCCACCTCTCAGGCAATCAACACTGGATTTTTACTCTTTCCCTCATGCCAAACTAGGTTTCTGTTATTTCAAATACCCCAAGCTGTTGCTGCAAACAGCTCCCAGTCAATCCCAGGCTGCCTCTTCAAGATGTCCCACACTATATCCACAAAGTCCTTCGGTATGATCTCTATGCTAGGTAGCTTTAGTCTTGTGTTACTCCACACCTCCCCGGCCACTTTGCACCTCCATAGTGTATGCCCAGACGTTTCACAAAGCTCACACAGATCGCATTCATCATCCCTCCCTATACCCCTCGCCCATAATTGATACTTGGTTGGGAGTATATTCGAGCATGCTCTCCACATGAACATTCTTATCTTGATTGGACAATTCAAGCTCCAAATTTGTTTCCATAACTTTCTCATATCAAATGTGTTTGAGCATTCCCCCCCTTCCAACTTGGGATGCGTTTCTCTCAGTATAGTTTGGGCCACCTTATATGCACTATTGATGGTAAAAGTACCCCTTGGAGTCCATGCCCAAATAAAGGAGTCCCTAGGCAGCCGAGGACTTATAGGGATGCCAAGGATAACATTAGCGTCATGGGGCAGAAACATTCTTCTTATTTTTGCAACATCCTAGTTGCGCCTGTCCATGTCTATAAGCTTTGCCACCGTTTCAACTTCGGTTAGCGTGGGTTTTGGGCTTACTACTTTGAAGGCTTTCGGGGTTGGAAGCCAATGGTCCTTCCGAATGCTTACTTTCTCCCCGTTGCCA
The sequence above is drawn from the Castanea sativa cultivar Marrone di Chiusa Pesio chromosome 5, ASM4071231v1 genome and encodes:
- the LOC142635769 gene encoding uncharacterized protein LOC142635769, whose product is MFMWRACSNILPTKYQLWARGIGRDDECDLCELCETSGHTLWRCKVAGEVWSNTRLKLPSIEIIPKDFVDIVWDILKRQPGIDWELFAATAWVRQPKEEQRRPAPPSRQNWIPPPRGFYKINVDGAVFKELGSCGVGVVIRNDARQLMGAMSKKLDFPLKAMEVEAKVVEEGFTLARELSLKNVILESDAQAVVNSLTESCIAPSSILKVIEGVKLGLCGFDSWDVKHICRMKNSAAHLMAKNAKFVSDYVVWVEDSPSVIEHQVLFDVSGLNEFSY